One region of Phragmites australis chromosome 18, lpPhrAust1.1, whole genome shotgun sequence genomic DNA includes:
- the LOC133898388 gene encoding glycerol-3-phosphate acyltransferase 7-like yields MANSHQCTSVASELEGTLLISGNLFPYFLLVALEAGGPLRAAALLAVYPVVALLGAAFSGDRFPLLVMTFVSTAGLGIGEVTAVARATLPRFFLNDLRGSAFRALVRHAGEKYVVTRLPRLMAEPFVREYLGADVRVVGTELRIVGRRFSGTVASPGDTTDDLGHGALVTLFGRERIIDVGLCSGAAGERQPTFLQLCQERCVVSTPEKAPATPLPRSEYLRPLVFHDGRLVCRPDPLPCLAIVLWFPLGVLLSVTRLLLGFLPHGAGLLLSAATGFQISAELGALAAVDRRGTLYACNHQTLMDPVILSTVLRRKVTAVTYSLSGFSELIAPIPTVRLTRDRSRDRQIMQSAVAHGDLVVCPEGTTCREPYLLRFSPLFAEITGEVTPAAVRAGGAMFHGSTVRGHKWLDSVFFLMNPAPWYEIRLLAPVVTCGGSAGTSSRDVANSVQQMIGDELGFECTGLTRKDKYRMIAGHDGVDARSSPSKLS; encoded by the coding sequence ATGGCTAATTCTCACCAGTGCACCAGCGTCGCTTCCGAGCTGGAGGGGACGCTCCTCATCTCCGGCAACCTCTTCCCCtacttcctccttgtcgcccTCGAGGCTGGAGGCCCGCTCAGGGCTGCCGCCCTGCTCGCCGTATACCCTGTCGTCGCCCTGCTGggcgccgccttctctggcgaCCGCTTCCCTCTCCTCGTCATGACCTTTGTGTCCACCGCCGGCCTCGGCATCGGCGAAGTGACGGCGGTGGCGAGGGCCACGCTGCCCAGGTTCTTCCTGAACGACCTCCGGGGCAGCGCGTTCCGCGCCTTGGTGCGCCACGCCGGCGAGAAGTACGTCGTGACGCGCCTGCCGAGGCTCATGGCGGAGCCGTTCGTGAGGGAGTACCTCGGCGCCGACGTCCGCGTCGTCGGTACGGAGCTGCGGATAGTCGGGAGGCGGTTCTCCGGCACGGTGGCCTCGCCGGGCGATACGACTGACGACCTGGGCCATGGAGCTCTGGTGACCCTTTTTGGGCGCGAACGGATCATCGACGTTGGCCTGTGCTCCGGCGCCGCGGGGGAACGGCAACCGACGTTCTTGCAGTTATGCCAGGAGCGCTGCGTGGTGTCCACGCCGGAGAAGGCGCCAGCGACGCCCTTGCCAAGGAGCGAGTACCTCCGGCCGCTGGTCTTCCACGACGGCCGCCTCGTCTGCCGGCCTGACCCGCTCCCCTGCCTCGCCATCGTCCTGTGGTTTCCACTCGGAGTGCTCCTGTCAGTGAcacgcctcctcctcggcttcctcCCCCAcggcgccggcctcctcctttcCGCGGCCACCGGCTTCCAGATAAGTGCCGAGCTCGGCGCATTGGCGGCGGTGGACCGTCGGGGCACACTGTACGCGTGCAATCACCAGACGCTGATGGACCCGGTGATCCTCTCGACGGTGCTGCGCCGGAAGGTGACCGCCGTGACGTACAGCCTCTCCGGCTTCTCGGAGCTGATCGCGCCGATCCCGACCGTCCGGCTGACGCGCGACCGCAGCAGGGACCGTCAGATCATGCAGTCCGCGGTCGCGCACGGCGACCTGGTGGTCTGCCCGGAGGGCACAACCTGCCGGGAGCCGTACCTGCTCCGGTTCAGCCCGCTCTTCGCCGAGATCACCGGCGAGGTCACGCCGGCCGCCGTCCGGGCAGGCGGCGCCATGTTCCACGGCTCGACGGTGAGGGGGCACAAGTGGCTGGACTCCGTTTTCTTCCTCATGAACCCGGCACCGTGGTACGAGATCCGGCTCCTCGCACCGGTGGTCACCTGTGGCGGCAGCGCCGGCACGTCGAGCCGCGACGTGGCGAACAGCGTCCAGCAGATGATCGGCGACGAGCTTGGGTTCGAGTGCACGGGGCTGACGCGCAAGGACAAGTACCGGATGATCGCCGGCCACGACGGCGTCGACGCAAGGTCGTCGCCGTCGAAGCTGAGCTAA